A part of Liolophura sinensis isolate JHLJ2023 chromosome 1, CUHK_Ljap_v2, whole genome shotgun sequence genomic DNA contains:
- the LOC135480244 gene encoding LOW QUALITY PROTEIN: 26S proteasome non-ATPase regulatory subunit 3-like (The sequence of the model RefSeq protein was modified relative to this genomic sequence to represent the inferred CDS: deleted 5 bases in 4 codons): protein MVAKMVKEESTDVEMKDASSPGEASTNNEEVKKDPDLLTIEDIKEQVKHLEKSVSTKEPRFMSRVVRGLVPVRRRLNHTVLRKLLYGYMSSQVQTPQREELSAFLPEPMETNGIGSAFRPRSGKTAKDSLLPELEIYLHLLILIHLIDTKRYKEALKCSDSLMSKVVPQNRRTLDMLAARCYFYHSRVYELTNQLDKVRTFFHARLRTASLRSDYEGQAVLLNLLLRNYLSFNLFEQADKLVSKSTFPETATNNEWARFLYYLGKCEVIQAAQLEYSEAHKHLVQAIRKAPQMPAVGFKQTVSQKLAITVELLLGDIPDRAVFREPSLKKTLAPYFLLTQAVRTGNLAKFNEVLRKFGSKFQSENTYTLIIRLRHNVIKTGVRMISLSYSRISLSDIAQKLMLDSPEDAEYIVAKAIRDGVIEAVIDHEKGYVKSKETIDIYCTKEPMAAFHQRISFCLDIHNHSVKAMRFPPKSYNKDLESAEDRREREQQELESAKEIADEDFDGFP, encoded by the exons ATGGTTGCGAAGATGGTGAAAGAAGAAAGTACTGATGTTGAGATGAAGGATGCGTCAAGTCCAGGCGAAGCGTCAACAAATAACGAAGAAGTGAAAAAAGATCCCGATTTGTTAACAATAGAAG ATATCAAGGAGCAGGTTAAGCATTTAGAAAAGTCTGTGTCCACAAAAGAGCCACGTTTCATGTCCCGTGTAGTACGGGGTTTGGTTCCTGTCAGACGGCGTCTTAATCATACAGTGCTACGAAAACTTCTCTATGGTTACATGAGTTCGCAGGTTCAAACCCCTCAGAGGGAGGAGCTCTCAGCATTCTTACCAGAG CCAATGGAAACAAATGGTATTGGTAGTGCCTTCAGACCACGATCAGGGAAGACCGCTAAAGATTCCTTGTTACCTGAGCTGGAGATTTACCTGCATCTCCTGATACTTATACACCTGATTGACACTAAACGATATAAAGAG GCATTGAAATGTTCAGATTCATTAATGTCCAAAGTAGTGCCCCAGAACAGGAGAACTCTAGATATGCTGGCAGCCAGATGCTATTTTTATCATTCACGGGTGTATGAGTTGACAAATCAACTTGACAAAGTGCGCAC TTTCTTCCATGCACGTCTACGCACTGCCTCCCTGAGGTCAGACTACGAAGGCCAGGCTGTTCTGTTGAACCTCCTGTTGAGGAACTATCTCAGTTTTAACCTGTTTGAACAGGCAGACAAGCTGGTGTCAAAGTCAACGTTTCCAGAAACAGCCACTAATAATGAGTGGGCAAGATTTTTATATTATCTAGGCAAGTGTGAAGTTATTCA GGCAGCTCAGCTGGAGTACTCAGAGGCTCATAAACATTTGGTACAGGCCATTCGAAAAGCTCCACAA ATGCCTGCAGTCGGATTTAAACAAACAGTAA GTCAGAAGCTGGCAATAACAGTGGAGTTGTTACTGGGGGATATACCAGATCGGGCTGTGTTCAGAGAGCCATCGCTGAAGAAGACATTAGCTCCATACTTTTTACTAACGCAAG cTGTGAGGACAGGCAATCTAGCAAAATTCAACGAGGTATTA AGGAAGTTTGGAAGTAAATTCCAATCAGAAAACACATACACGCTGATTATCCGTTTGCGACATAATGTGATCAAGACTGGCGTGAGAATGATCAGCCTGTCA TACTCACGGATATCCCTCTCA GACATTGCCCAGAAACTTATGCTGGATAGCCCTGAAGATGCAGAGTACATTGTAGCCAAG GCTATCAGAGATGGGGTGATAGAGGCAGTTATTGACCATGAGAAGGGCTATGTCAAATCAAAAGAAACCATAGACATATACTGCACAAAGGAACCAATGGCTGCATTCCATCAGAGAATTAGCTTCTGTCTGGATATCCACAATCACTCTGTCAAG